CGTTGGCGTGCTCGTACATCGTGCGGACGAGGCCGTTGATCTCCTCGACGGTCTCGCCCTTGGCGCGCAGGGCGACGACGAACCCGGCGATCTGCGCGTCGGTCGCCTCGCCGCGCATGATCCGGTCCATCGCCCAGGCAGTGTCGTCCGCGCTCAGGTGCCTGCCGTCCAGCAGGCCGTTCAGCAGCAGGGGCCAGGAGCGGCCCGCCGCGGTGTCGCCTCCAGCGGGGGTCACAGCGCTCATAAGCCGCTCCAGGGTCAGGCGTCCCGCACTGCGGGACGAGAGTCTCAACGGGTCCACCCTATCCAGCCGCGAACACGGCGAAGGGCCCCGTCCGGCTGGGCCCCCTGCTCTTTCGAGCTCGGGGGGCGGACGGGGCCCTTCTGTGGCGTGGCGAAGCAGTGATCAGTGGTGGCCGTGGCCGCTCGTGATCTCCCGGTACTCCTCGGCGGTGGGCTTCGGGATCTGGGCACCCTCGCCGAAGTAAGCGTCGCTGAGCTTGGCGCGCAGCTTCTCGGTGCCCTTCACCTTGCGCTCGACACCGTTCTCGTCGACCGTCGGGCCGATCTCGGCCGGCTTGTACTGCTCGTGCGCCGTGAGCGTGTACATCTGCTCCTGGCTGAGCGGCTCGTGCACCTCGATGAACTCACCGTGCGGCAGGCGCTTGATGATGCCCGACTCGCGGCCGTGCAGCACCTTCTCCTTGTCCCGGCGCTGCAGGCCGAGGCAGATGCGCTTGGTGACGACGAAGGCGATGACCGGTCCGAGGAAGAACCCGATCCGGACGAACCAGGTGACCGAGTTGATCGACAGATGGAAGTGCGTGGCGACGATGTCGTTGCCACCGCCGATCAGCATGATGATGTAGCCGGTCACCCACGCGACACCGACACCGGTACGGGTCGGGTTGTTGCGCGGACGGTCCAGGATGTGGTGCTCGCGCTTGTCCCCGGTGACCCACGACTCGATGAACGGGTACAGGGCGATGATCGCGAGGAACACACCGAAGAGCACCAGCGGGATGAACACGCCCAGGACGAGCGTGTGACCCCAGAAGTTGATCTCCCAGCCGGGCATCGCGCGGATGAGGCCCTCGGCGAAGCCCATGTACCAGTCGGGCTGGGCACCGGTCGACACCTGGTCGGGCCGGTAGGGGCCCAGGACCCAGATCGGGTTGATCGTCGCGATGCCGGCAAGGGCCGCGATGACACCGAAGACCAGGAAGAAGAAGCCTCCGGCCTTGGCCATGTAGACCGGCAGCAGCGGCATGCCGACGACGTTCTTGTTGGTCCGGCCCGGACCCGCGAACTGGGTGTGCTTGTGGTAGAAGACCAGGATCAGGTGGCCGACCACGAGCCCGAGCATGATGCCCGGCAGCAGCAGGATGTGGATCGAGTAGAACCGGGCGACGAAGTCGGTACCCGGGAACTCCCCGCCGAACAGGAACATCGAGATGTACGTGCCCACGATCGGCACGGACAGGATCGCGCCCTGCGTGAAGCGGACACCGGTGCCGGAGAGCAGGTCGTCCGGGAGCGAGTAGCCGGTGAAGCCGGTGAACATGCCCAGGACGAACAGCAGGAAGCCGAACAGCCAGTTGATCTCGCGCGGCTTGCGGAACGCGCCGGTGAAGAAGACGCGCATCATGTGCACGAACATGCCGGCGAGGAAGATGATCGCCGCCCAGTGGTGGATCTGCCGGATGAGCAGACCGCCGCGGACGTCGAAGCTGATGTCCAGCGTGGAGGCGAACGCCTCCGACATCAGCTGCCCCTGGAGCGGGACGTAACTGCCGTGGTACTCCACCTCGTTCATCGACGGGTGGAAGAACAGCGTCAGGTACACACCCGTGAGGATGATGATGATGAAGCTGTAGAGGCAGATCTCACCGAGCATGAAGGACCAGTGGTCCGGGAAGATCTTGCGCATGTTGGCCTTGGCCAGGGAGTAGATCCCGAGGCGGCCGTCGGCCCAGTCGGCGACCCGCTCACCCGCGGGCGCCTTGCGGCGTGTCTGTGCAGTGCTCATCCGCGCTCCCAGAAAGCAGGGCCGACGGGCTCTTCGAAGTCGCCGAGCGCCTCGAGGTAGCCCTCGTCGTTCACGCCGATGCGGAGCTGCGGCAGGGCGTGACCGGCGGGACCGAAAATCACTCGGGCACCGTCGGCGAGGTCGAAGGTGGACTGGTGGCACGGGCAGAGCACGTGGTGCGTCTGCTGCTCGTACAGGGAGATCGGGCAACCGACGTGGGTGCAGATCTTCGAGTACGCGACGATGCCCTGGTGCGACCACTCGAGCTCGCGCTTGTCCTTGATGTTCTCCGGCTGGATCCGGACGATCATCAGGGCGGCCTTGGCGATCTCGTTCTGGAAGTCGTGGTCGTGCTCCTCCAGGCCCTCGGGCTTGGCGAAGGTCAGCGAACCGACCACGACGTCGGACGGACGCAGCGGCTCGTTCGTGTTCATGTTGACGAGCAGCTTGCCCTTGGACCACAGCGTGTGGCGGAGCTTGGTGCCCGGCAGCGGGCCGAGGTCGCGCAGCAGCACGACGCCGGAGAGCGGCACCAGCGTGAGCGCGCCGAGCATCGTGTTGCGGATCAGCCTGCGGCGGCCGAGCGCCGACTCCTTGGCGCCCTGCTTGAAGTCCGCGAAGACCTTCTCGCGGACCTCGGGCGGCGCCTCGATCGGGTGGCGCTCGTCGGCGACCTCCACGTCGGACATCAGGGTGCGCGCCCAGTGGACGGCGCCCGCGCCGATGCAGAACAGCGCGATGCCGAGCGTCATGCCCAGTGCGAAGTTCAGCGCGCTGATGTGACCGAGCGGGAAGATGAAGACCGACTTGTCGACCGGGATCGCCACGAAGGAGGCGATGAAGCCGACCGTCGCCAGCATCGACAGGGTGAACAGGAAGGCGACCGAGCGCTCGGACCGCTTGGCGGCCCGCTCGTCGACGTCCTGGACCCGGTGCTCGTGGGGAGGCAGACCCGGGTCGGCGAACGGGTTCTTGTCGTCCGCGACGCTCACCGCGCCGTGCCCGTGCTCGTCATGGCCTGCGGACTGCGCGGCAGGCAGGTTCTCTTCTGGAATGTCTTGGCTACTCATGACTTCTTGGCCTTTGCGGTCCGGGCGGCGACCCACACGGCGACGGCGATCAGACCGCCGAGACCGAAGATCCAGCCGAACAGGCCCTCGCTGACCGGCCCGAGGCCACCCAGTTCGAGGCCGCCGGGGCTCTCGGTCTTTTCGCTGTTGACCGCGTCGAGGTACGCGATGATGTCCTTCTTGTTCTTCTCCGACAGCGTGGTGTCGGGGAAGGACGGCATGTTCTGCGGGCCGGTCTGCATGGCCTCGTAGATGTGCTTCGGGGAGACGCCCTCGAGGCTCGGCGCGTACTTGCCGTGCGTCAGCGCGCCGCCCTTGCCGGTGAAGTTGTGGCACTGCGCGCAGTTGTTGCGGAACAGCTCACCGCCCTTGGCGATGTCGGCACCCTCGGGGCTGTACTGCTCCTCCGTCGGGATCGACGGACCGGCGCCCAGCGAGGCGATGTACGCCGCGAGCTGGTCGATCTCGGCCTGCGAGTAGATGTTCTTCTTCTTCGGGACCTGGGGGCCCTGGGAGGTGGCGGCCGGCATCCGGCCGGTGCCCACCTGGAAGTCGACGGCCGCGGCGCCCACACCCACCAGGCTCGGCCCGTCGGAGGTGCCCTGACCGCCGGTGCCGTGGCAACTGGCGCAGCCGACGGCGTAGAGCTTCTTGCCCTCCTCGATGGTGAGGGACTGGGCGGTTTCGTCGGCCTGCGCCTGGTCCGCGGGTGCGAACACGGCGTACAGCCCCCCGGTGCATGCCAGCGCGAGGAGTAGGACGACGAGCGCCGCCAGCGGGTGGCGTCGTCGTGCGGAGAGCTTTTTCACGGATTACCCCGGTGTCAGGATCTTCTGCGTCGATGCTTCTGGGATGCGCGCTTCGTCGAGCACGCGCGGATGCGGGCCCTGCTACTTGATCATGTAGATCGTGGCGAAGAGACCGATCCAGACGACATCGACGAAGTGCCAGTAATAGGACACGACGATCGCGGCCGTCGCCTGCTCGTGGGTGAACCTCCGCGCCGCGTAGGTCCGTCCCAGGACCAGCAGGAAGGCGATGAGACCGCCCGTCACGTGCAGGCCGTGGAAGCCGGTGGTCAGGTAGAACACCGAGCCGTACGGGTCGGAGGACAGGGACAGGCCCGCCTCCTTGACCAGCTCCGTGTACTCGAAGACCTGACCGCCGATGAAGATCGCACCCATCACGAACGTGACGATGAACCACATCCGCAGCTTCTTCACGTCACCGCGCTCGGCGGCGAAGACGCCGAGCTGGCAGGTGAGCGAGGAGAGCACCAGGATGGTGGTGTTCGTCGCCGAGAACGGGAAGTTGAGATGGGCGGCCATCTCCTTCCAGTGATCGGGACCCGTCACCGATCGCAGGGTGAAGTACATCGCGAAGAGGGCCGCGAAGAACATCAGCTCGGAACTCAGCCAGATGATGGTTCCGACGCTGGTGAGGTTCGGCCGATTGACCGACGGGTGCGCGTGCCCGGTTTCTACTGTCGTTGCTGTCGCCACGACCGACATTATGTCGGTCGCTTATCCCGCCCTCACTCCGGGGGGTGCCGTTCGGAGTGTCTTCCCCGGTCGTACCGGTGTTGACGTGGTGTTCAAGGGAGTAGCATCCGGCCCAACGGGCCTGTCCTTACGACGCTGACGTCACGGAGGAACAATGCAGCCGACCGCCACGGTGCTGGTCTACAGCGACGACTCCAACACCCGCGAGCAGGTGCGGCTCGCCACGGGACGGAGGCCGGCTCCGGACGTCCCCGTGGTGGAGTTCCTGGAGTGTGCGACTCCGGACGCGGTGCTGCGGGAGCTGGACCGGGGCGGGATCGACGTCTGTGTGCTGGACGGCGAGGCCGTGCCGATGGGGGGCATGGGCGTCTGCCGGCAGATCAAGGACGAGGTGTTCGACTGCCCGCCGGTGCTGCTGCTGATCGGGCGGCCCCAGGACGCGTGGCTGGCGACCTGGAGCCGGGCGGAGGCGGCCGTGACCCTGCCGGTGGAGCCGGTGGAGTTCGCCTCCGCGCTGGCCTCTCTGCTGCGGGACAAGGCGGCTTTGAACGCCTAGACGCTCTGCGGCCTCAGGCGGGCCCTGTCGGCCTGTGTCGGGCCATCCGGGGTGCCGCCGACGAGGGCGCTTCCGGTGCGCCACTTCGCCCAGTCGAGGTTCCAGTCGCCGTAGCCGTTGCCGAAGGGGGCCATCATGTCGCCGCCGGAGTTCACGACCTTGACGATGTCGCCCTCGCGGACGGTGTCGTAGAACCAGGCGGCGTTCTCGGTGCTCATGCCGGTGCAGCCGTGGCTGACGTTGGCGTAGCCCTGGGAGCCGACGGACCAGGGGGCGGCGTGGACGTACTCGCCGCTGTTGGTGACCCGGACCGAGTGGTGCACGATCAGGTCGTAGAAGTCCGAGGCGCCGATGCTGGCGCTGGTCATGCGGACGGTGCCCTCCTTGGCCAGGACGACCTTGACGCCGTTGCGGGTGTCGTAGCCGGGCATGCCCGTGGTGACGGGTATCTGCCGGACGACCTCGTCGTTCTTGTAGACGGTCATCTGGTGGGCGGAGGCGTCCGTGACGGCGACGAGCTTGTCCGCGGTGGTGATGGTCAGCGGCTTGGCCTTGCCGCCCCACATGCGGTCGCCGATCTTGATGCCGTCCAGGTTGCTGCGGACCTGGACGGTCGCCTGGGCGGGCCAGTAGTCCTTCGGGCGGTAGTGAAGCTTCTTGTCGTCCACCCAGTGCCAGGCGCCGTCCGTGGCGGGCGTGGAGGAGACCTTGAGGGCGCGTTCCACGACGGCCCGCTGGGCCGTGTCCTTGACGGGCTGGCTCAGTTCGGCCGTGACGGGCTGGCCGACGCCGTAGGTGCCCGTCTTGGGGCCGAAGGTGACGTCCAGGCGCTTCTTGGTGGTGGGCTTGCCGGTGTCGAAGGTGACGACCTTGCGGCCGGGCGCCCCGTCCTCGTCCTCGGTGCTCACCCGAACCGTGTAGCTGGCGTTGGCGGCGAGCGGGGTGGTGCTGTGCCAGCGGCTGCCGTCGGCGGCGAGTTCGCCCGCCACGTAGCGTCCTGAGGCGTCGTGGGCCGTGACGTCCGTGATGCGCCCGTCGGAGTCCTCGACGACTTCCAGCGGCTTGTCCGGGTCGGCCTTCTTGCGGTCGCCGTCGGGGGCGTTGAAGGAGATCTGGTCCGCCGCGTCGTAGGGGCGGGCCGCGAGCGGGTTGCCGTCCGAGCCGCAGGCGGTGACGCCCGCGCAGAGGGCGGTCACCAGCAGCGTGCAGCTGACGGCGGTGCGGGGGCGGGATATCGCTGTCTGGCTCATGAGCTCACGCTAGGAAGCCGGGTCAACGGCGGCACGCCGAGCGACCCGTACGAGTGACATGCGTTGGGGCAGAAAGCGGAGGCCCGGACACTCCTCTCGGAGTGTCCGGGCCCCTGGGCGCTCGGCGTGTGTTACTGGGTGCGGTTCTCACCGCGGTAGTACTCGAAGACCCAGCCCCAGATGCCGATCAGGATGATCGGCAGCGAGAAGTACATCAGCCACCAGCCGATGGCCACGGACAGGAAGGCGAGGGCGCCTCCGATGCCCAGGGAGAGCGGCTGCCAGCTGTGCGGGCTGAAGAACCCGACCTCGCCGGCGTCGTCCGCGACGTCCGCCTCCTTGTCGTCCTGCGCACCGGCGTCCACCCGCTTGGCCGTGAAGCCCAGGTAGAAGCCGATCATGATGCACAGGCCGAAGGCCAGGAAGAGGGCCGTGGTACCGGCCGGCTCCTTCGACCACACGCCATAGACCACAGCCATGGCGAGGACGAAGACGCTCAGCCACATGAACATCTTGCCCTGGATCTTCACTTGCCGGCCTCCTTGCCACCAGCGATGGCCTTCTCGCCGTGACCGGCGTTCTCGAGCTGGTCGATAGCCGCGATCTCCGGGTGGTGCAGATCGAACGCCGGCGATTCACTGCGGATCCGCGGCATGGTGATGAAGTTGTGGCGCGGCGGCGGGCAGGAGGTCGCCCACTCCAGGGAGCGGCCGTAGCCCCACGGGTCGTCGACGCCGACCGGCTTGCCGTACTTGGCCGTCTTCCACACGTTGTAGAAGAACGGCAGGATCGACATGCCGAGCAGGAACGAGCTGATCGTCGAGATCGTGTTCAGCGCGGTGAAGCCGTCGGCCGCCAGGTAGTCGGCGTAACGACGCGGCATGCCCTCGGCGCCCAGCCAGTGCTGGACGAGGAACGTGCCGTGGAAGCCGATGAACAGCGTCCAGAAGGTGATCTTGCCGAGGCGCTCGTCCAGCATCTTGCCGGTCCACTTCGGCCACCAGAAGTGGAAGCCGGAGAACATCGCGAACACCACGGTGCCGAAGACGACGTAGTGGAAGTGCGCCACCACGAAGTAGGAGTCGGAGACGTGGAAGTCCATCGGCGGCGAGGCCAGGATGACGCCGGTCAGACCACCGAAGGTGAAGGTGATCAGGAAGCCGGTCGCCCAGAGCATCGGTGTCTCGAAGGACAACGAGCCCTTCCACATCGTTCCGATCCAGTTGAAGAACTTCACACCGGTCGGTACGGCGATGAGGAACGTCATGAAGGAGAAGAACGGCAGCAGCACACCGCCGGTGACGTACATGTGGTGCGCCCACACCGTCACGGACAGACCCGCGATCGCGATGGTCGCGCCGATCAGACCCGTGTAACCGAACATCGGCTTACGGGAGAAGACCGGGATGACCTCGGAGATGATGCCGAAGAACGGCAGGGCGATGATGTACACCTCTGGGTGGCCGAAGAACCAGAAGAGGTGCTGCCACAGCAGCGCGCCGCCGTTGGCGGAGTCGAAGATGTGGGCGCCGAACTTGCGGTCCGCCTCCAGGGCGAACAGGGCCGCGGCCAGGACCGGGAAGGCGAGCAGGACCAGGACACCGGTCAGCAGCACGTTCCACACGAAGATCGGCATGCGGAACATCGTCATGCCGGGGGCGCGCATGCAGATGATCGTGGTGATGAAGTTGACCGAGCCGAGGATCGTGCCGAAGCCGGAGAAGGCCAGACCCATGATCCACATGTCGGCGCCGATGCCCGGGGAGCGGACCGCGTCCGAGAGCGGGCTGTAGGCGAACCAGCCGAAGTCGGCCGCGCCCTGCGGGGTGAGGAAGCCAGCCACCGCGATGAGCGAGCCGAACAGGTACAGCCAGTAGGCGAACATGTTCAGCCGCGGGAACGCCACGTCGGGCGCGCCGATCTGCAGCGGCATGATCCAGTTCGCGAAACCGGCGAACAGCGGCGTCGCGAACATCAGCAGCATGATCGTGCCGTGCATCGTGAACGCCTGGTTGAACTGCTCGTTCGACATGATCTGCAGACCCGGACGGGCCAGCTCGGCGCGCATGATCAGCGCCATCACGCCGCCGATGACGAAGAACGCGAAAGACGTGGCGAGGTACAGCGTGCCGATCGTCTTGTGGTCCGTCGTCGTCAGCCACTTGACCACGACACTGCCGCGGTTCTGGCGCCTGACCGGCAGCTCGTCCTGGTAGTGGGACCCTGCTGCCGCGGCACCCTGAGGTTCGTTGAGGATGCTCACAGGATGTTCGACCTTCGGTTCTTCTCGGGGCCCGCCTGCTCGATACCGGCAGGAACGTAACCGTTCTGCTGCTTGTCCACGAGGTCCTTGAGGTGCTGCTCGTAGCGCTCGGGGGAGACGACCTTCACGTTGAACAGCATCCGGGAGTGGTCGACGCCGCAGAGCTCGGCGCACTTGCCCAGGAAGGTGCCCTCCTTGTTGGGGGTCACCTCGAAGGCGTTGGTGTGGCCCGGGATGACGTCCTGCTTCATCAGGAACGGCACCACCCAGAAGGAGTGGATGACGTCACGCGAGGTGAGGATGAAGCGGACGGTCTTGCCCTTGGGCAGCCACAGGGTCGGGCCCGGGTTGTTGGTCTGAGGGTTCCGCGTGCCGGGGGTGCCGCAGTCGTAGACGCCGCCGGCGTTGGCCGGGAAGTCATCCTTGAAGCGGTCCGGGATCGCGTCCAGGTCCTTGGCGGTCTTGGCGTCCCCGGTGGAACCGCCGACCGGCTCGATGTAGTTGAAGCACCAGCTCCACTGGAAGCCGACCACGTTGACCGTGACGTCGGGCTTCTTCTTGAAGCTGAGCAGCTCGGACTCGTCACGGGCGGTGAAGTAGAACAGCACCGAGACGATGATGAGCGGAACCACGGTGTACAGCGCCTCGATGGGCATGTTGTACCGGGTCTGCGGAGGAACTTCGACCTTGGTGCGGCTGCGCCGGTGGAAGAAAGCACTCCACAGGATCAGACCCCACACCAGCACGCCGACGGCGAGCGCAGCCGCCCAGGAACCCTGCCACAGGGAGAGGATCCGCGGAGCCTCTTCCGTGGTCGGGGTGGGCATACCAAGGCGGGGGAAGTCTTCCCAGTTGTACGAGCAACCGGTGGCTGTCGCCAAGACCAGGCCCGCGGTCAGTGCCTGCAGCAGCTTCCGCCGCATCGGGCGCCGCGGCGAGCGGTCGGAGCCGTTGGGACTCACGTAGCGCCTTCCCGAGAGTCTCGCCCGCGCGGATCGGCTGCGGCCTGGCCTTCTCGCTGGTCGGTCGCGGCCCTGCGTCGGGCAGGGGTTTGGATGTTTATGCGGACCAAACCCTAGCCGACGCCCTCCGGGGGTTCTCGGGGAGGGGTGCCTACTCACTCGGGTGGTTCGCTGATTTGGCGGCTGCGGGTCGTTTGTGGTTGTTCGCGCCCCGCGGCGGAGCCGCGGATGTCACCGCCCGCGCCCCTTTGGGGACGTCTTCGTGCTGGGCGTTCTAGCGTTGGCGTGTGGGTTACTTCGATGCTGCTTCCGCCGTTCCGCTTCATCCGATCGCCCGGCAGGCGCTGCTGGCCTCGTTGGACGAGGGGTGGGCGGATCCCGCGCGTCTGTACAGGGAGGGTCGGAGGGCCCGGGTGCTGCTGGACGCGGCGCGGGAGGCCGCCGCCGAGGCGGTGGGGTGCCGGCCGGACGAACTTGCCTTCACCTCGTCCGGAACCCGTGCCGTCCACACGGGGATTGCCGGGGCGCTGGCCGGGCGGAGGCGGACCGGGCGTCACCTGATCGTGTCCGCGGTCGAACACTCCTCTGTACTGCATTCGGCGGAGCTGCTGGAGGCGGCCGGGGGGAGCGTCACCCAGGTCGCGGTGGACCGCACCGGGTTGGTGGACCCGGCGGCCTACGGCGACGCCCTGCGCGAGGACACCGCGCTGGCGTGTCTGCAGTCCGCCAATCACGAGGTCGGGACCGAGCAGCCGGTCGCGGCGGTGGCCGAGGTGTGCCGGGCGGCCGGCGTGCCGTTGCTGGTGGACGCGGCGCAGTCGCTGGGGTGGGGGCCGGTGGACGGGGGCTGGTCGCTGCTGACGGCCAGTGCCCACAAGTGGGGCGGGCCGTCCGGGGTCGGGCTGCTCGTGGTCCGCAAGGGCGCGCGGTTCGCGGCGCAAGGGCCGGTGGACGAGCGGGAGTCGGGCCGGGCGCCCGGTTTCGAGAACATCCCGGCGATCGTGGCGGCGGCCGCGTCGCTGCGGGCGGTGCGAGCCGAGGCGGCCGAGGAGGCCGCGCGCCTGCGGGAGCTGACGGACCGGATCCGGGCGCGGGTGCCGCGGCTGGTGCCCGACGTCGAGGTGGTGGGCCATCCGGTGCGCCGGCTGCCCGGGGTCGTCACCTTCTCCTGTCTCTATGTCGACGGTGAGGCGCTGCTGCACGAGCTGGACCGGGAGGGTTTCTCGGTTTCGTCCGGATCGTCCTGCACGAGCAGCACGCTGACGCCCAGCCATGTGCTGCGGGCGATGGGCGTGCTGAGTGAGGGAAATGTGCGGGTTTCGCTGCCTCCCGGAACGGCCGAGGAGGAGGTGGAGAGGTTCCTGGAGGTGCTCCCCCGGGCGGTGACGGCGGTGCGGGAGAAGCTGGGGGCGCCGGTCTCGGAGACGGTGGTGCGGGAGGCCGACGTGCTTGTCGTGGACTCCCTGGGCAAGAGGTGCCCGATCCCGGTCATCGAACTCGCGAAGGTCATCGGTGACGTGCCCGTGGGCGGCCTGGTCCGGGTCCTGTCGGACGACGAGGCGGCCCGCCTGGACATCCCGGCGTGGTGCGAGATGCGGGGCCAGGAGTACGTGGGCGAGGAGCCGGCGGACCAAGGAACCTCCTACTTGATCCGCCGGGCGAGCTGAGTCACTCAGGCGCGCGGGGAACTGCGCGCATCACCCCCACGCACGCGCAGCCGAACTCAGGCCAGATGCCCCCGGACTTCTCGGGCCGCCTCGTCCCCGTACGCCTTGGTGAACCGCTCCATGAAGTGCCCGCGCCGCAGCTGGTACTCCTGCGTGCCCACCGTCTCGATGACGAGGGTCGCCAGCATGCAACC
The Streptomyces tuirus genome window above contains:
- the qcrB gene encoding cytochrome bc1 complex cytochrome b subunit — protein: MSTAQTRRKAPAGERVADWADGRLGIYSLAKANMRKIFPDHWSFMLGEICLYSFIIIILTGVYLTLFFHPSMNEVEYHGSYVPLQGQLMSEAFASTLDISFDVRGGLLIRQIHHWAAIIFLAGMFVHMMRVFFTGAFRKPREINWLFGFLLFVLGMFTGFTGYSLPDDLLSGTGVRFTQGAILSVPIVGTYISMFLFGGEFPGTDFVARFYSIHILLLPGIMLGLVVGHLILVFYHKHTQFAGPGRTNKNVVGMPLLPVYMAKAGGFFFLVFGVIAALAGIATINPIWVLGPYRPDQVSTGAQPDWYMGFAEGLIRAMPGWEINFWGHTLVLGVFIPLVLFGVFLAIIALYPFIESWVTGDKREHHILDRPRNNPTRTGVGVAWVTGYIIMLIGGGNDIVATHFHLSINSVTWFVRIGFFLGPVIAFVVTKRICLGLQRRDKEKVLHGRESGIIKRLPHGEFIEVHEPLSQEQMYTLTAHEQYKPAEIGPTVDENGVERKVKGTEKLRAKLSDAYFGEGAQIPKPTAEEYREITSGHGHH
- the qcrA gene encoding cytochrome bc1 complex Rieske iron-sulfur subunit, giving the protein MSSQDIPEENLPAAQSAGHDEHGHGAVSVADDKNPFADPGLPPHEHRVQDVDERAAKRSERSVAFLFTLSMLATVGFIASFVAIPVDKSVFIFPLGHISALNFALGMTLGIALFCIGAGAVHWARTLMSDVEVADERHPIEAPPEVREKVFADFKQGAKESALGRRRLIRNTMLGALTLVPLSGVVLLRDLGPLPGTKLRHTLWSKGKLLVNMNTNEPLRPSDVVVGSLTFAKPEGLEEHDHDFQNEIAKAALMIVRIQPENIKDKRELEWSHQGIVAYSKICTHVGCPISLYEQQTHHVLCPCHQSTFDLADGARVIFGPAGHALPQLRIGVNDEGYLEALGDFEEPVGPAFWERG
- the qcrC gene encoding cytochrome bc1 complex diheme cytochrome c subunit, which gives rise to MKKLSARRRHPLAALVVLLLALACTGGLYAVFAPADQAQADETAQSLTIEEGKKLYAVGCASCHGTGGQGTSDGPSLVGVGAAAVDFQVGTGRMPAATSQGPQVPKKKNIYSQAEIDQLAAYIASLGAGPSIPTEEQYSPEGADIAKGGELFRNNCAQCHNFTGKGGALTHGKYAPSLEGVSPKHIYEAMQTGPQNMPSFPDTTLSEKNKKDIIAYLDAVNSEKTESPGGLELGGLGPVSEGLFGWIFGLGGLIAVAVWVAARTAKAKKS
- the ctaE gene encoding aa3-type cytochrome oxidase subunit III; amino-acid sequence: MSVVATATTVETGHAHPSVNRPNLTSVGTIIWLSSELMFFAALFAMYFTLRSVTGPDHWKEMAAHLNFPFSATNTTILVLSSLTCQLGVFAAERGDVKKLRMWFIVTFVMGAIFIGGQVFEYTELVKEAGLSLSSDPYGSVFYLTTGFHGLHVTGGLIAFLLVLGRTYAARRFTHEQATAAIVVSYYWHFVDVVWIGLFATIYMIK
- a CDS encoding response regulator transcription factor codes for the protein MQPTATVLVYSDDSNTREQVRLATGRRPAPDVPVVEFLECATPDAVLRELDRGGIDVCVLDGEAVPMGGMGVCRQIKDEVFDCPPVLLLIGRPQDAWLATWSRAEAAVTLPVEPVEFASALASLLRDKAALNA
- a CDS encoding L,D-transpeptidase gives rise to the protein MSQTAISRPRTAVSCTLLVTALCAGVTACGSDGNPLAARPYDAADQISFNAPDGDRKKADPDKPLEVVEDSDGRITDVTAHDASGRYVAGELAADGSRWHSTTPLAANASYTVRVSTEDEDGAPGRKVVTFDTGKPTTKKRLDVTFGPKTGTYGVGQPVTAELSQPVKDTAQRAVVERALKVSSTPATDGAWHWVDDKKLHYRPKDYWPAQATVQVRSNLDGIKIGDRMWGGKAKPLTITTADKLVAVTDASAHQMTVYKNDEVVRQIPVTTGMPGYDTRNGVKVVLAKEGTVRMTSASIGASDFYDLIVHHSVRVTNSGEYVHAAPWSVGSQGYANVSHGCTGMSTENAAWFYDTVREGDIVKVVNSGGDMMAPFGNGYGDWNLDWAKWRTGSALVGGTPDGPTQADRARLRPQSV
- a CDS encoding cytochrome c oxidase subunit 4, producing the protein MKIQGKMFMWLSVFVLAMAVVYGVWSKEPAGTTALFLAFGLCIMIGFYLGFTAKRVDAGAQDDKEADVADDAGEVGFFSPHSWQPLSLGIGGALAFLSVAIGWWLMYFSLPIILIGIWGWVFEYYRGENRTQ
- the ctaD gene encoding aa3-type cytochrome oxidase subunit I, which encodes MSILNEPQGAAAAGSHYQDELPVRRQNRGSVVVKWLTTTDHKTIGTLYLATSFAFFVIGGVMALIMRAELARPGLQIMSNEQFNQAFTMHGTIMLLMFATPLFAGFANWIMPLQIGAPDVAFPRLNMFAYWLYLFGSLIAVAGFLTPQGAADFGWFAYSPLSDAVRSPGIGADMWIMGLAFSGFGTILGSVNFITTIICMRAPGMTMFRMPIFVWNVLLTGVLVLLAFPVLAAALFALEADRKFGAHIFDSANGGALLWQHLFWFFGHPEVYIIALPFFGIISEVIPVFSRKPMFGYTGLIGATIAIAGLSVTVWAHHMYVTGGVLLPFFSFMTFLIAVPTGVKFFNWIGTMWKGSLSFETPMLWATGFLITFTFGGLTGVILASPPMDFHVSDSYFVVAHFHYVVFGTVVFAMFSGFHFWWPKWTGKMLDERLGKITFWTLFIGFHGTFLVQHWLGAEGMPRRYADYLAADGFTALNTISTISSFLLGMSILPFFYNVWKTAKYGKPVGVDDPWGYGRSLEWATSCPPPRHNFITMPRIRSESPAFDLHHPEIAAIDQLENAGHGEKAIAGGKEAGK
- the ctaC gene encoding aa3-type cytochrome oxidase subunit II, which encodes MSPNGSDRSPRRPMRRKLLQALTAGLVLATATGCSYNWEDFPRLGMPTPTTEEAPRILSLWQGSWAAALAVGVLVWGLILWSAFFHRRSRTKVEVPPQTRYNMPIEALYTVVPLIIVSVLFYFTARDESELLSFKKKPDVTVNVVGFQWSWCFNYIEPVGGSTGDAKTAKDLDAIPDRFKDDFPANAGGVYDCGTPGTRNPQTNNPGPTLWLPKGKTVRFILTSRDVIHSFWVVPFLMKQDVIPGHTNAFEVTPNKEGTFLGKCAELCGVDHSRMLFNVKVVSPERYEQHLKDLVDKQQNGYVPAGIEQAGPEKNRRSNIL
- a CDS encoding cysteine desulfurase/sulfurtransferase TusA family protein, coding for MGYFDAASAVPLHPIARQALLASLDEGWADPARLYREGRRARVLLDAAREAAAEAVGCRPDELAFTSSGTRAVHTGIAGALAGRRRTGRHLIVSAVEHSSVLHSAELLEAAGGSVTQVAVDRTGLVDPAAYGDALREDTALACLQSANHEVGTEQPVAAVAEVCRAAGVPLLVDAAQSLGWGPVDGGWSLLTASAHKWGGPSGVGLLVVRKGARFAAQGPVDERESGRAPGFENIPAIVAAAASLRAVRAEAAEEAARLRELTDRIRARVPRLVPDVEVVGHPVRRLPGVVTFSCLYVDGEALLHELDREGFSVSSGSSCTSSTLTPSHVLRAMGVLSEGNVRVSLPPGTAEEEVERFLEVLPRAVTAVREKLGAPVSETVVREADVLVVDSLGKRCPIPVIELAKVIGDVPVGGLVRVLSDDEAARLDIPAWCEMRGQEYVGEEPADQGTSYLIRRAS